The following is a genomic window from Mycobacteriales bacterium.
CAGCACGGGACGCACGTTGGCCACGACGGCCCGCAGCTTCCGGACCGCCCCGAATCCCATGGACACGTGGTCCTCTTGGTTCCCCGAGGTGGGGATGGTGTCCACGCTCGCCGGATGCGCGAGCACCTTGTTCTCGCTGACCAGCGCCGCCGCGGTGTACTGGGCGAGCATGAAGCCGGAGTTCATGCCCGGGTCTCGGGCGAGGAACGCCGGGAGCTCGCGGCTGAACGCGGGGTCCAGCAGCCGGTCGACCCGGCGTTCGGAGATGCTCGCCAACTCGGCCAGGCCGATCGCGAGGATGTCCGCGGCGAAGGCGAGCGGCTCGCCGTGGAAGTTGCCGGTCGTCATCGCCTCGCCGTCGATGATCACCGGATTGTCGACGACCGCCCCGAGCTCGATGTCGAGGACCCCCCGGACGTGGGCGAGCAGGTCCCGGACGGCCCCATGGACCTGCGGAGCGCAGCGCAGGCAGTACGCGTCCTGCACCGCGTGCCGGGAGTCGCGATGGCTGGCCAGCAGCGGGGAGTCGGCGAGCAGCGCCCGCAGGTTGGCTGCCGACTCGAGCTGCCCGGGGTGCGGCCGGAGCGCCTGCACCCGGGCGTCGTAGCTTCGGTCGGTCCCGAGCAAGGCTTCGACGGACATCGCGCAGGCCAGGTCCGCGACGGTGACCAGGAGGTTCGCGTCGTGGACGGAGAACCCGAGCAGCGCCTGCATCGGCTCGGTGCCGTTGAGCAGCGACAGCCCTTCTTTCGGGGCCAGCACCAGGGGATCGATCTCGTGCGCGGCGAGCACCTCGGCCGCCGGTCGACCAGCCGGGTCCCCGCCGGGCTCGCGGAGCCGGCCGGCCCCGATCAGCGGCGCCGCAAGGTGGGCTAGCTGGGCCAGATCACCGGAGGCACCGACGGAGCCCTGCCCGGGCACGACCGGCAGCAGGCCCCGGTCGAGCAGTTCCAGCAACCGGGCCGGCAGCTCCACCCGCACCCCGGAGAGCCCGGCGGCGAGCGTCCGGGCGCGCAGCAGCAGCAACGCCCGGATCTCCGCATCCCCGAGCGCCGCCCCCACCCCG
Proteins encoded in this region:
- the hutH gene encoding histidine ammonia-lyase, translated to MRTVTVTGDPLTLDDLIDVAHGRARAELGPDVAARMAASQAAVAEAVAADAVVYGVTTGFGALADTRVAGEDLMAMQRSLVLSHSAGVGAALGDAEIRALLLLRARTLAAGLSGVRVELPARLLELLDRGLLPVVPGQGSVGASGDLAQLAHLAAPLIGAGRLREPGGDPAGRPAAEVLAAHEIDPLVLAPKEGLSLLNGTEPMQALLGFSVHDANLLVTVADLACAMSVEALLGTDRSYDARVQALRPHPGQLESAANLRALLADSPLLASHRDSRHAVQDAYCLRCAPQVHGAVRDLLAHVRGVLDIELGAVVDNPVIIDGEAMTTGNFHGEPLAFAADILAIGLAELASISERRVDRLLDPAFSRELPAFLARDPGMNSGFMLAQYTAAALVSENKVLAHPASVDTIPTSGNQEDHVSMGFGAVRKLRAVVANVRPVLAIELLCAAQGIDLRAALAGPGPATSAVHATLRAAVPPMDVDREVAPQIEAVAALLPDLLAAAESVTGRLR